A section of the Mesorhizobium loti genome encodes:
- a CDS encoding dipeptidase produces the protein MTVSNAARAIFDSEIIWDAHSGFMPDPAADLNNLQIWRDAGIDYLSIDVGFDLLPWEQTVRTLANFRHWILSNSQHYTLVSSVAEIRKAKAEGKLAITFDIEGMNALDGRIEMVEFYHQLGVRQILFAYNRNNLAGGGCHDVETGLTAFGREVIDEMNRLGMFVDVTHTGYRTSMEVMEYSNRPVIFSHSNPKALCGHGRNITDDQIKACARTGGIVAIVGLNRFLGEGRTDSERLADHIEYLVDLIGPRHVGIGLDYAFPVDVKGIDRIISDNPQFWPKNEYPEGATTYSAPGQMRELAEVLLRRGQSEHAVRDIMGGNFMRLASEIWK, from the coding sequence GTGACCGTTTCGAATGCCGCCCGGGCAATTTTTGACAGTGAAATCATTTGGGACGCGCATTCCGGCTTCATGCCGGATCCGGCGGCGGACCTGAACAATCTGCAGATCTGGCGCGATGCCGGCATCGACTATCTGTCGATCGACGTCGGCTTCGATCTGTTGCCCTGGGAGCAGACCGTCAGGACGCTGGCGAATTTCCGCCACTGGATCCTTTCCAATTCCCAGCATTACACCCTCGTCTCCTCGGTCGCGGAAATCCGCAAGGCCAAGGCCGAGGGCAAACTCGCGATCACGTTCGACATAGAGGGCATGAACGCGCTCGACGGCCGCATCGAGATGGTGGAGTTCTACCACCAGCTCGGCGTGCGCCAGATCCTGTTTGCGTACAACAGGAACAATCTTGCCGGCGGCGGCTGCCACGACGTCGAGACCGGCCTGACAGCGTTCGGCCGCGAGGTCATCGACGAGATGAACCGTCTCGGCATGTTTGTCGACGTCACCCATACCGGCTACCGCACTTCAATGGAGGTCATGGAGTATTCCAACCGGCCGGTCATCTTCTCGCACTCCAACCCCAAGGCGCTTTGCGGTCACGGCCGCAACATCACCGACGATCAGATCAAGGCCTGCGCACGCACTGGCGGCATTGTCGCGATCGTCGGGCTCAATCGTTTCCTCGGCGAAGGCCGGACGGATTCGGAGAGGCTGGCCGACCACATCGAATATCTCGTCGATCTGATCGGCCCGCGCCATGTCGGCATAGGGCTGGACTACGCCTTCCCGGTCGACGTCAAGGGTATCGACCGCATCATCTCCGACAACCCGCAATTCTGGCCCAAGAACGAATATCCCGAAGGTGCCACGACCTACTCGGCCCCTGGCCAGATGCGCGAACTGGCCGAGGTGCTGCTGCGCCGTGGCCAATCGGAGCATGCGGTGCGCGACATCATGGGCGGCAATTTCATGCGGCTCGCGAGCGAGATCTGGAAGTAG
- a CDS encoding ABC transporter substrate-binding protein yields the protein MSILTDTRVSRRGLLAGAGAFGLASMVNPKISWSADGPILKVRSYADIQTLDPCFRLAAPEGDITSVIFAGLVVTTPGESWGWRPMAAETITQLDPMTVAFKLRDNIGFTDGYGQMTAEDVKFSIERIADPANKSPYAGDWATLKEVEVKDKLSGIIHLKQAFAPLWTSTLPTPSGTILSKKAITELGGKLGVKPVAQSGPYILKEWLPKQRTVLVRNPDWKYEPGGFAEIHIHPIEDEKTGELGYEAGDLDYTWTAVSSISRLKQTPPPKTKVVEKPSLAFVWLGMNQDVAPFNNPNMRRAVQYAVDRKAVVDAAYFGAAATATGIIAPGLPGHREKNLFDYDPDRARDMIAKEGLAGTTITLDILNKTERLTAAQVVQSNLQDVGLNVEIKQNDSGTFWTLGAKEGDYWKKLQMIISRFSMQPDPSWATAWFTRDQIGVWNWERFSSEEFDKLNAEGMVELDPAKRDVIYKKLQDLMEENGNYVFLTHEVTGVMYRDSVAAGLKPNGEPVFTDFKPA from the coding sequence ATGTCCATTTTGACCGACACCAGGGTTTCGCGACGCGGCCTGCTGGCTGGAGCCGGAGCCTTTGGTCTTGCCTCGATGGTCAATCCAAAAATCTCCTGGTCGGCCGATGGCCCGATCCTGAAGGTGCGCTCATACGCCGACATCCAGACGCTCGACCCCTGCTTCCGGCTGGCCGCGCCCGAAGGCGACATCACCAGCGTCATTTTCGCCGGCCTCGTCGTCACCACGCCTGGCGAGAGCTGGGGCTGGCGGCCGATGGCGGCGGAGACGATCACGCAACTCGACCCCATGACGGTCGCCTTCAAACTGCGCGACAATATCGGCTTCACCGACGGCTATGGTCAGATGACGGCGGAAGACGTCAAATTCTCGATCGAGCGCATCGCCGACCCGGCCAACAAGAGCCCCTATGCCGGCGACTGGGCGACGCTCAAGGAGGTCGAGGTCAAGGACAAGCTCTCGGGCATCATCCATCTCAAGCAGGCCTTCGCGCCGCTGTGGACATCCACCTTGCCGACGCCGTCCGGGACCATCCTGTCGAAGAAAGCCATCACCGAACTCGGCGGCAAGTTGGGCGTCAAGCCGGTTGCGCAGTCGGGCCCCTACATACTGAAGGAATGGCTGCCCAAGCAGCGCACGGTGCTGGTGCGCAACCCTGACTGGAAGTACGAGCCGGGCGGCTTTGCCGAAATCCACATCCATCCGATCGAGGACGAGAAGACAGGCGAACTCGGCTACGAGGCCGGCGATCTCGATTACACCTGGACCGCGGTCTCCTCGATCTCGCGGCTGAAACAGACGCCGCCGCCGAAGACCAAGGTCGTCGAGAAGCCGTCGCTGGCCTTTGTCTGGCTGGGCATGAACCAGGATGTCGCGCCGTTCAACAATCCGAACATGCGCCGCGCGGTGCAATATGCGGTGGACCGCAAGGCCGTCGTCGATGCGGCCTATTTCGGCGCGGCCGCCACCGCGACCGGCATCATCGCGCCCGGCCTGCCCGGCCACCGCGAGAAGAACCTTTTCGACTACGATCCGGACCGCGCTCGCGACATGATCGCCAAGGAGGGGCTTGCCGGCACAACGATCACGCTCGACATCCTCAACAAGACCGAGCGCCTGACCGCCGCTCAGGTCGTGCAGTCGAACCTGCAGGATGTCGGCCTCAACGTCGAGATCAAGCAGAACGACAGCGGCACCTTCTGGACGCTCGGCGCCAAGGAAGGCGACTACTGGAAGAAGCTGCAGATGATCATCAGCCGCTTTTCCATGCAGCCGGACCCAAGCTGGGCCACCGCGTGGTTCACACGCGACCAGATCGGCGTCTGGAACTGGGAGCGTTTCTCCAGCGAGGAATTCGACAAGCTCAATGCCGAGGGCATGGTCGAACTCGACCCGGCCAAGCGCGACGTCATCTACAAGAAGCTGCAGGACCTGATGGAGGAGAACGGCAACTACGTCTTCCTCACCCACGAAGTCACCGGCGTCATGTATCGCGACTCGGTCGCGGCCGGCCTGAAGCCGAACGGTGAACCGGTGTTCACCGATTTCAAACCGGCATGA
- a CDS encoding NAD(P)/FAD-dependent oxidoreductase, whose product MSTNGNHTGGGNRHIAVIGGGIIGCSAAVHLLRSGVRRVTIIDAGQPGAATTGAGAGFVSHWSAGMIPLGEEGFQLQQYGLDFYRRLHEVGVEIGYRPNGTLIMALTEDGRERFVRPVLDSPYAPPEMQDLNAAQIGQKMQGLIDPARVHSAAYNPHGIQLDTSLAMKVLTGQIGELGGVFRNGTRVTAIQDAGDRVTIETDQGSIEADGAIVAAGAWNNQVIAGLGWQLPLLRVVATRIVTDNRGLPSTIPTVQCRELRLWLRETFGAVMWGTGRHYQPLYKTADSDIEPGQPHNLELMQATSEQELAELQTIFPPLRGSKIASWAQGVPCYTPDNSLVVGKVPGSDNVVIAGGDNESGVTHGPGLGRLACELALGQAPFVSPGRFRVDRYASDAFKSEAEVEAAMPAWGARHDASRFGREA is encoded by the coding sequence ATGAGCACAAACGGCAACCACACCGGAGGCGGCAACCGGCATATCGCCGTGATCGGCGGTGGCATCATCGGCTGCAGCGCGGCCGTGCATCTGCTGCGGTCCGGCGTGCGCCGGGTGACCATCATCGATGCGGGTCAGCCGGGCGCGGCGACCACCGGCGCCGGTGCGGGGTTCGTCTCCCACTGGTCCGCAGGCATGATCCCGCTCGGCGAGGAAGGCTTTCAGCTGCAGCAGTATGGGCTCGATTTCTATCGCCGGCTGCACGAGGTCGGCGTCGAGATCGGCTACCGGCCGAACGGCACCTTGATCATGGCGCTGACCGAGGATGGACGCGAGCGCTTCGTGCGTCCGGTGCTGGACTCTCCCTACGCGCCGCCGGAAATGCAGGATCTGAACGCCGCGCAGATCGGCCAGAAGATGCAAGGCCTGATCGATCCGGCGCGCGTGCACTCGGCGGCTTACAACCCGCACGGCATCCAGCTGGATACCAGCCTGGCGATGAAGGTGCTCACCGGCCAGATCGGCGAGCTTGGCGGTGTCTTCCGCAACGGGACGCGCGTCACCGCCATCCAGGATGCGGGTGACCGGGTGACGATCGAAACCGACCAGGGCAGCATTGAGGCCGATGGCGCGATCGTTGCCGCCGGCGCCTGGAACAACCAGGTGATCGCGGGCCTTGGCTGGCAGCTGCCGCTGCTGCGGGTCGTCGCGACGCGCATCGTCACCGACAACAGGGGGTTGCCGTCAACGATCCCGACAGTCCAGTGCCGCGAGTTGCGGCTGTGGCTGCGCGAAACATTCGGCGCTGTCATGTGGGGCACCGGGCGGCACTATCAACCTCTCTACAAAACGGCCGACAGCGACATCGAACCCGGTCAGCCGCACAATCTGGAACTCATGCAGGCGACATCCGAGCAAGAGCTTGCGGAATTGCAGACGATTTTCCCGCCGCTGCGCGGTTCGAAGATCGCGAGTTGGGCGCAAGGCGTGCCGTGCTACACACCTGACAACAGCCTCGTGGTCGGCAAGGTCCCGGGCAGCGACAACGTCGTGATCGCCGGCGGCGACAATGAGAGCGGTGTCACCCATGGCCCGGGCCTTGGCCGGCTCGCCTGCGAACTCGCCCTCGGTCAGGCCCCGTTCGTCTCGCCCGGACGCTTCCGTGTCGACCGTTACGCTTCCGATGCCTTCAAGTCCGAAGCCGAGGTCGAGGCCGCCATGCCGGCCTGGGGCGCGCGCCACGACGCCTCAAGGTTTGGCCGCGAAGCCTGA
- a CDS encoding S9 family peptidase has protein sequence MQRDFRSSAEFEAVHGFYSDLLGAPGHVFGGRSLCGHHGAGQLHFIGQSFEGTIEDGPASRLYQVARGGGPLKRLSEREARQIRLSPDGARLAFACQGDGPAADLIEIWSDSVVVASAALQGRIEQLDWSPDGKKLLLVVAGTAADLAGIHGGYAQKQQAEAVAWLPEVRLGEGEDLWRRIWIWDIKGAARPLTAPPLNVWEASWSGNGSIVALVSDDHSEGSWYRAHLALVDAGSGSARTIHTPKDQIGCVRGGPGGDKVAFVQAFCSDRGLVAGLLSILDLKTGAVVIADTPGIDVTSVEWRSATVIHFAGAGGPETVSGDFSLDRAVATQHWASRELTHGEWVPASHPIGDRGSLFIAESWSRAPFLAEETDGSIVELASLAAPGAAKAMAACGMVEPFEWPAPDGLTIQGWLVRPSGATAPTPLLVDVHGGPVSAHRNRWLGRSRAGAILASRGWTVLFPNPRGSTGRGDDFARAVKGDMGGADSQDIIGGVDALVARGLVDAARVAVTGTSYGGFMSAWLPSQSDRFAAAVPISPVGDWYSQHRTSQIPEFDEIMLTTSPWQPGGEYFARSPAFHKQKKIVPSLIMAGAIDKSTPPGQAEECHFAALRSGAPSALVIYPKAGHSLRGYPEYIDSAARILWWLERHIGPAGAGPGHQ, from the coding sequence ATGCAACGGGATTTTCGCTCCTCGGCGGAATTCGAAGCCGTCCATGGCTTCTACAGCGATCTTCTTGGCGCCCCCGGCCACGTCTTCGGCGGCCGCTCGCTGTGCGGCCATCATGGCGCGGGACAACTCCATTTCATCGGCCAGAGTTTCGAAGGAACGATCGAGGATGGACCCGCGAGCAGGCTCTACCAGGTCGCACGCGGTGGCGGTCCGCTCAAACGTCTGAGCGAAAGGGAAGCGCGGCAGATCCGTTTGTCGCCTGACGGGGCGCGGCTGGCATTCGCCTGCCAGGGTGACGGTCCCGCGGCGGACCTGATCGAGATATGGTCCGACAGTGTCGTTGTCGCGAGCGCCGCCTTGCAAGGGCGCATCGAACAGCTCGACTGGTCGCCGGACGGCAAGAAACTTCTTCTGGTGGTTGCCGGAACCGCGGCCGACCTTGCCGGTATCCACGGCGGCTATGCCCAGAAACAACAGGCGGAAGCCGTTGCCTGGCTGCCCGAGGTTCGGCTGGGCGAGGGCGAGGACCTTTGGCGCCGCATATGGATCTGGGATATCAAGGGTGCCGCCCGCCCGCTCACCGCCCCGCCGCTGAACGTCTGGGAAGCGAGCTGGTCCGGCAACGGCAGTATTGTTGCCCTGGTCAGCGACGATCACAGCGAGGGCAGCTGGTACAGGGCGCATCTGGCGCTGGTCGATGCCGGCTCGGGCTCCGCGCGGACGATCCACACGCCAAAGGACCAGATCGGCTGCGTCAGGGGCGGTCCGGGCGGCGACAAGGTCGCCTTCGTCCAGGCATTCTGCAGCGATCGCGGGCTGGTCGCGGGTCTGCTTTCCATTCTCGATCTGAAAACCGGTGCGGTTGTAATTGCCGACACGCCGGGCATCGATGTGACATCGGTCGAATGGCGTTCGGCAACGGTCATCCATTTTGCCGGTGCTGGTGGCCCAGAAACCGTGAGCGGCGATTTCTCGCTCGACCGTGCGGTCGCGACGCAACATTGGGCGTCGCGCGAACTCACCCATGGCGAGTGGGTGCCCGCGTCTCATCCGATCGGGGACAGGGGCTCGCTGTTCATCGCTGAATCCTGGTCGCGCGCGCCGTTCCTGGCCGAAGAGACGGATGGCTCCATTGTTGAACTGGCCTCGCTGGCCGCGCCCGGTGCCGCCAAGGCGATGGCCGCCTGCGGTATGGTCGAGCCCTTCGAATGGCCGGCGCCGGACGGGCTGACGATCCAGGGCTGGCTGGTGCGGCCGTCTGGCGCGACGGCCCCGACGCCGCTCCTGGTGGACGTTCATGGCGGGCCGGTTTCGGCGCACCGCAACCGCTGGCTTGGCCGTTCGCGCGCCGGCGCCATTCTTGCCAGCCGCGGCTGGACGGTCCTGTTCCCGAACCCGCGTGGCAGCACCGGGCGCGGCGACGACTTTGCCCGTGCCGTCAAGGGCGACATGGGCGGCGCCGACTCGCAGGACATCATCGGCGGGGTCGACGCGCTGGTCGCGCGCGGGCTGGTCGATGCCGCGCGCGTCGCCGTCACCGGCACCAGCTATGGCGGCTTCATGTCAGCCTGGCTGCCCTCGCAGAGCGACCGCTTCGCCGCGGCGGTGCCGATCTCTCCGGTTGGCGACTGGTATAGCCAGCACCGCACGTCGCAAATCCCTGAATTTGACGAGATCATGCTGACGACGTCGCCGTGGCAACCCGGCGGCGAGTATTTTGCGCGCAGCCCCGCGTTCCACAAGCAGAAGAAGATCGTGCCGTCGCTGATCATGGCCGGCGCTATCGACAAGAGCACACCGCCGGGACAGGCCGAGGAATGCCATTTCGCGGCCCTGAGGTCCGGAGCGCCGAGCGCTCTCGTCATCTATCCGAAGGCTGGGCACAGCCTGCGCGGTTACCCCGAATACATCGACAGCGCCGCGCGCATCCTGTGGTGGCTGGAAAGACATATCGGCCCCGCCGGGGCGGGACCGGGCCATCAGTGA